TCTCGAGCCGAAAGTCAGGTCGAACTCGTGGGTCTGAGTATCCGATGCTCGATTCCAAGAATTCCCCTGACACCAGCTCGGCGATGAGGCGGCGCCAGGCGCGAGCCCGGCGAACTGCGGGGACCCGGGAGACCTCGGGCGGGCCTTTCGCATCGCTGAGGACCCCGCGCGAAGTAATCGAGCGCGGGTCCCGCGATGCGGGAGCGGGAGCGTGGGCGAGGGGGTGGCGGGCTCGCGGTCGAGTCGCTCGTTCGACGAGCCGCGAGCCCGTCACGCGCTCCCGTTCCCCGAGTCAGCTCCCGCGAGGGGCTCGATGGATGGCGGCGCCAGCTACAATAATGCCGTGATCCGGTTCGAGGAGATCCTGGAGAAGGTGCAGGCCTACAACCCGGCGAGCGACGAGACGCTCCTGCGGAAGGCCTACGTGTTTTCGGCCAAGGAGCACCACGGGCAGACGCGCCGGTCCGGGGAACCGTACCTGATCCACCCGATGAACGTCGCCGGGATCCTCGCGGACATCCGCGCCGACGACGTCTCGATCGTCGTGGGCCTCCTGCACGACATCCTCGAGGACACGGGCGTCACGAAAGATGACCTCGCGCGGCATTTCGGCCCCGAGGTCGCCGAACTCGTCGATGGCGTGACGAAGATCGGCAAGTTCTCGTTCCATTCGCGCGAGCAGGAGCAGGCGGAGACCTTCCTCAAGATGATCCTCGGAATGGCGTCGGACCTGCGGGTGATCCTCGTGAAGCTCGCCGACCGGCTCCACAACATGCGGACCCTCGAGTTCCTCGCGCCCGAGAAACGGATCGAGATCGCGCGGGAGACGCTCGAGATCTACGCGCCGATCGCGAACCGGCTCGGCGTCGGGGCGATCAAGGGCCCGCTCGAGGACCTCGCGTTCCGTTACCTCGAGCCGGGCGCGTACGAGCAGCTTTCGCAGGAGGTCGAAGCCCGCCTGAAGAACACGCGCGGCCTCGTCGAGGAGATCCAGCGGCGGATCGAGGCGGCGCTCGCGCAGGCGGGGATCGAGAGCCAGGTCCGGGGCCGCGTCAAGCGCCTCTACTCGATCCACGCGAAGATGAAGCGGCAGGGGCTCGAGATCGCCCAGCTCTACGACATCCTCGCCTTCCGGATCGTCTGCCGCGAGGTCAAGGATTGCTACGCGATCCTCGGGCTCATCCATCAGATCTGGCGGCCGGTGCCCGGGCGGTTCAAGGATTACATCGCGATGCCGAAGCCCAACTTCTACCAGTCGCTCCACACGACGGTGATGGGGGAGCGCGGCACGCCCTTCGAGGTCCAGGTGCGGACCTTCGAGATGGACGTCCTCGCCGAGCGCGGAATCGCGGCGCACTGGCGCTACAAGGAGGGAAGGCTCGACGCCTCCCCCGACGACGCGCGCTTCGACTGGCTGCGCCGCCTCGCGGACCTGAAGACGGAGGTTTCCGACCCGCGGCAGTTCCTGAACGCGCTCAAGGTCGACCTCTATCCCGACGAGGTGTACACGTTCTCCCCGAAGGGGAAGGTCTTCGCGTTTCCGCGGGGCGCCACACCGGTCGACTTCGCCTATCGCATCCATTCCGACGTCGGCGCGCGCTGCGTGGGGGCGCGCGTCAACGGCCGGCTCGTCCCGCTCAAGACCCTGCTTTCGAACGGGGATTGGGTCGAGATCCTGACCTCGCCCGCCGCCAAGCCCTCGCGCGACTGGCTCTCCTTCGCGGTCACGTCGCGCGCGCGCAACAAGATCCGGCACTTCATCCATGCGCAGGAGAAGGAGAAGTCGATCGAGATCGGGCGCAAGCTCCTCGACCGCGAGTTCAAGCGCTTCAAGCGATCCGTGAAGAAGCTCGAGGCCGAGGGCGCCTTCGCCGATCTCCTGCCGGAGCTCGGCATGTCGAAGATCGACGATCTGTACGCCGCCGTGGGGTTCGGCAAGCTCGCGGCGCGCAAGGTGCTCGAGCGCTTCGTCCCCGCCGACGAGATCGCCCGCGTCCCGGCCGCGGAACCCGGCTCCGCGATCGGCCGAGCGGCGCGAAAGATCCTGCCGTTCGGGGCGCCGTCGGTCGAGGTCGTCGGGTACGACGACCTGATGGCGACGCTCGCCAAGTGCTGCAGCCCCCTACCCGGAGAGCCGATCGTCGGCTACGTCACCCGCGGACGCGGGGTATCGGTCCATTCGGCGGCCTGTCCCAACGTGACGAACCTCATGTACGACCCGGAACGGCAGATCGCGGTGAGCTGGTCGGGCAAGCGGCC
This is a stretch of genomic DNA from Thermoanaerobaculia bacterium. It encodes these proteins:
- a CDS encoding bifunctional (p)ppGpp synthetase/guanosine-3',5'-bis(diphosphate) 3'-pyrophosphohydrolase, with the translated sequence MIRFEEILEKVQAYNPASDETLLRKAYVFSAKEHHGQTRRSGEPYLIHPMNVAGILADIRADDVSIVVGLLHDILEDTGVTKDDLARHFGPEVAELVDGVTKIGKFSFHSREQEQAETFLKMILGMASDLRVILVKLADRLHNMRTLEFLAPEKRIEIARETLEIYAPIANRLGVGAIKGPLEDLAFRYLEPGAYEQLSQEVEARLKNTRGLVEEIQRRIEAALAQAGIESQVRGRVKRLYSIHAKMKRQGLEIAQLYDILAFRIVCREVKDCYAILGLIHQIWRPVPGRFKDYIAMPKPNFYQSLHTTVMGERGTPFEVQVRTFEMDVLAERGIAAHWRYKEGRLDASPDDARFDWLRRLADLKTEVSDPRQFLNALKVDLYPDEVYTFSPKGKVFAFPRGATPVDFAYRIHSDVGARCVGARVNGRLVPLKTLLSNGDWVEILTSPAAKPSRDWLSFAVTSRARNKIRHFIHAQEKEKSIEIGRKLLDREFKRFKRSVKKLEAEGAFADLLPELGMSKIDDLYAAVGFGKLAARKVLERFVPADEIARVPAAEPGSAIGRAARKILPFGAPSVEVVGYDDLMATLAKCCSPLPGEPIVGYVTRGRGVSVHSAACPNVTNLMYDPERQIAVSWSGKRPETKFPAELRLETEDRPALLADVTQTIADEKINIRRIEAKTGEEGTGEIVVVLEITGVKQLEKVLKRLRAIGGVREVRRRSPVIAAVPAS